The region GGGCTGGAACAAAACTTACGGTGGACCAAACAACAACGACAAAGCACAGAAAGAAGATGGATTAATAAACTCAAAACTTACCATCCTTGGGGCCTGAATGAGAGAGTGGTGAACACTTAGGCCCCAGATCTTATTTCCTGAGCTAAAAGGTAAAAAAGGTATGATTAGAAAGGTTATACATTAGGGGATTTGAAAAAGAGGCTCTTTCTTCTTTATATCGAAATAAGATTTAGGTATTATTGacttgtatttatatttatataagtGTATGTAAATACTATTCTGTCTATATTATTTCAGAGTGTGGTTgtctatttatttaaaattttatcatGAATTTTTTAGCATGGTTTGAATTGCATGACATTTTAAGGATTGGGTTGCCTACAAAGCACTTATACTTTCTTTgagagtttatttatttatttgttttgtaaatatttaaatgtgaataatcttctttttaaattaatattaaactTATTCTCttatttatttgatgtttaatgAATTTATGAATTTAGTCTAAAAATACCTAAATTCTTTTTGAGCCTGCGTATCAAATCCACAGAAGAAAATATTCCTTTATGTCCCTTTTTGAAAGCATATCCAGATGATCTAAATTTACACTTACCTGTAAAGGAAATATGATACTTACCTGGGTTCCATCcatgaaatatataaatatgatgcacctgcaaagaaaagaaaagacttaAACACCTACCTGTTGAAAtcaactatgaatttaaaaccaTATACGGAACACAGACAAGTTTTGTCAGATCATTAATGTCAAAATATTGACACGATTGACctacagaaaaagaaatggaaGGTATTACTTACCTGGAGATGTTCTGGGAAAAGGAAATTATGGTGTAAATGAGAATTGTCTATCTATTGCAGGAAGGCCTACTCGAATGGATGGGATGACGCATGGAAAAGGTGTATTGAACAGGGAGAAAGCTGGAGGCTTTGAATTTatcccccttttttttattttttttcccccccccctttttcttttccttccccttcccctttctttccttttcttttttgttttaacctCCAATGTTTATTAGGTTTCCTTATCCCTGATttattttctcctttcctaaATGTTAACCTTTGATCCTCTCCTTTATCCCCTacccatttttcttttcctaaCCTTaaccttttgatttttttattatatctaacCCTAATtttccccccccccttttttttctaaccttaacctttttcccccctcctccctcttttcctgagtattttatctattttttctttatccCCTATCCCAACTATCGTTCCTAACCCTAACCTCTTATAATTATATTTAACCCTAtcccatttttaattttctaaccctaacccttcctcCCCCCCCCTTTCCCCCCCCCCTATTAttattttctcctttcctaaATGTTAACCTTTGATCCTCTCCTTTTATCCCCTacccatttttcttttcctaaCCTTaaccttttgatttttttattatatctaacCCTAATttccccccccctttttttctaACCTTAACCTTTTCCCCCCCCCCTCCCTCTTTTCCTGagtattttatctattttttctttatccCCTATCCCAACTATCGTTCCTAACCCTAACCTCTTATAATTATATTTAACCCTAtcccatttttaattttctaaccctaacccttcctccccccccccctttcccccccccctccttcccctccctTTTCCTTCCCCTTTCCCCCTTCCCTTCCtccctttctcctctcctccccaaATTTCTGCGGCGCCCCACTGTTCGAGGACGCCCCCAAAGCAATGGGATGCTCAGCCTTTGCGCCCCTGACCCatgttactttttattttagatcCTTCAGGTTCATTGATTATTTTATCattgtgattttattatttaataacatttttatgttatttttttagcaaATGTAAAAGGAACTCCCTTCTTCTTGTTGAGTTGAACGGATAGGATaacttttcctctgtttctaaGATAAGTCATACAAACCCTGTGCCTGTGCATATACCAGCTCCCCTCCGAGTTTTCGGAAAGGGAGGTGAAGAATTCCctaacctaaccctaaccctaaccctaaccctaaccctaaccctgctgctgacatcacctgttcacctggcgctcacctgttcaccggaccgcagcaacaaactggagaagaactgagtGCTCTCGAtcatggatcaaataataattcagtggaatctttactgcagtaacacattttcttcgcCATCATATTATCTGAAAACTCAAAGactctcctcagtgaagcagctcggtgaactttacccactgtgggatcaataaagtttatccttatccttatcagagcagggggcgctactgcccctctggcggacacaggcggtaacgacactaattattatttgaggcaaagctggcgacagtacagatgagcagcacttcctgtttcaacgtaaaactatcgtaatgctcttaggctaaaacgtggttttgtgagactcagaagaatctgcagtatgaaccaaaatgtatttaaggaccactagcttgtcgactccctcaaattgtgtttgttgtcactatacgttcaaaaatgaacacgttataggTAATGTACAGATGCAttcgtgaccggaagtgttagccgagctagcggaaTTGCTAACGAGGGTTTGTTATGACACGGACTAATACCTTAACACACGTAGCTCTGAAATCAATTCtctccaagacacagagctctagctccgtttcctgtcccaggtctaatgtttcagcctgatatcgtgatcagcaccttttaaagagacgctgctggtagcgctggagttagcttgtcactagcttctgattagctgctagctcgctaacgctgccatcacggagatgcagctatagattgtcattagctacattgtggattcgtttcctgtttggacgtgactcggactacaacaaaagtaatcggAGCAAGTGGAGAGGCTAGCTGTCGTCAAATACGACTTGGTTTACACCAGAGATCCTTCTGAATCGACCTAAATCGCTTAATAATacgtttgacataaaatgtacaagaaagaaagatgcttttacgttgaagatgaacaggaagtgctgctcacctgtaatgtcgccagctataccgttagtaataatgtcgtgtcgttaccgcctgtgtccacaagaggtcAGTAGCGGCCCCTCCTGTGGCACGATCTTACATGAGAGcgattagatgacagcagagactcagacacaaatctctgtccctgcaaccgatcaataatcaataacaacactgatacattatcaaccaatcatattttggccattttgtacatgtttctggtagttttatctcatattttggtcatattcacaggactcacctgttttgagaaaatctccacaactccttgcacggctggcattttctgcacttttacaattacatgtattccacaagccactttatgctgatgtcacttatagtgtagtaatactgtatttattcatttttcattcttgtatatattcttgttattataattattatctttactgtagcaaactgtagttagtgctgctctgaaagatttttgctgctctaacactggaaatttcccctaacctggggagtaataaaggactgttgtatatctatgtgcaagaactgatacctcatcttcctgtatatagtcttctacatggtattttaaaaaatctgcgcatatatccctctgggctggaaactgattatagtttactgctacgggtgtatggctctggcattaaatatactacatatatagctggtggtaaattcaaaaatatgtagacgagcaaatcaagtatagtgagggtgatgcagagtagattgatggaaatgggcagctggaagcagtgggctggaggaaggtcagcagcagcagcatcccacagatggagattaggccagttggtgggagaaccaccacagatctgaagcatccagctctgggatcagggacactcggagaaaggacacagggagaaacagagtgagtgtaatgcaataatggtatatatactgtatattaaatataatggtagatagagaagggctcagtgcatccagagaggtcctccagcagcctaggcctgtagcagcagaactaggggcagaactaagggacgtccaagaggaagactccagctgaccccctcagggtcccccagtcagtcctaactataagatttgtcaaaaaggaaggttttaagcctggtcttaaaattagagagggtgtccgccctccggaacccaaactgggagctggttccacaggagaggagctgataactgaaggctccgcctcccattctacttttagagagaagGTTACAGGTCGCTTCGCcgagtaagcctgcagtctgagagcgaagagttctgctaggataatatggtactatcaggtctttaagatatgatggagagtggttgttaagagctttatatgtcagaagaacggattttgaattctattctacatttcacaggaagccaatgaagagaaaccagcataggagaaatatgatctctcttgctaactatcgtcagtactctggctgcagccctaCACTGCACTACACCAACACCGATTTAGCAAGTCTGAGTTCTGAACCGTGGCTTTGGTACCAATAAGCCGGTTTTGTGTAATAGCCTAAAACTGCCTCAGATTGttgactgtggtcataaagacTTATGTACTGAGCATTGAGAAACCtgcttcttggaaaaaaaagaaaagcatatgaataacataaaatgatgtgacatagaataataattataaatacagtgaTGTTACTTTGAACAGGTGAATGATCAGGGAGCCTCTGTCACTCAGGTTGTCTACAATCTGGAAGTTACTGATGTAACGATGCACTGAATTGgacagctggacacacacataaacagagtcagctgttagctagttagcaacgCCGCCGTCCTAAACATGCGATCATTCATGTCTCATCCATTAGAAGGTCATTATCATGATGTAGTaaactttttacaaacttttatttaaaatactacattcattttaaagacacttAAATACACCAATGGACACAagctttcagatttttctgcactAGCACTAGAAGGTGATTACCATCTCCAGGTCAGAGTTTTCTGGGGTGAATCCAGTTGGTAGACTGATATCAAGAACCACCATCCTGACGTCTCCGGGTCCTAGAGCCCT is a window of Amphiprion ocellaris isolate individual 3 ecotype Okinawa unplaced genomic scaffold, ASM2253959v1 Aocel_unscaffolded303, whole genome shotgun sequence DNA encoding:
- the LOC129348504 gene encoding complement C3 alpha chain-like; amino-acid sequence: MSMQQTSQICLKCWYLQSRALGPGDVRMVVLDISLPTGFTPENSDLEMLSNSVHRYISNFQIVDNLSDRGSLIIHLFKVTSLYL